The Glycine soja cultivar W05 chromosome 3, ASM419377v2, whole genome shotgun sequence genome window below encodes:
- the LOC114407447 gene encoding SWR1-complex protein 4-like isoform X3, whose translation MDAKDILGLPKNSFPSLEKKSRPPKESQRKPDGISREVYALTGGLASLMPAIEASQLKKKPLPLEKITWQWLPFTSSARKDNLHLYHWVRVINGVPPTGDYSFAKYNKSVDVIKYTDEEYDKYLSDPTWTKEETDQLFDLCERFDLRFIVIADRFPSSRTVEELKDRYYSVSRAILIARAPSSGDVVAHSIVKEPYNVAQEMERKRALSMVLSQTRQQERRDEEVLVEAKKIAEKRLPPKVAGQSQFVASNAGAEAIERAVPGETVSPSNVQLPMVAPDNASTLASLRMFDREIFQLRVYLRTYALEQMVQAGNASAGLRTIKRIEQTLQDLGVNLKPRVPTKAVCAEHLELRKEILTWLNLQKQVQYKEAEGSSFRDGSYGETPGTPKDRTFIPDSMNFGVERVGKKDQKRKAPGAPSAHKRPRKLKASDL comes from the exons ATGGACGCGAAGGATATCCTGGGATTGCCCAAAAACTCGTTCCCATCTCTCGAGAAGAAATCTCGTCCTCCCAAAGAGTCTCAAAGAAAACCAGATGGCATTTCGCGCGAG GTGTATGCGCTTACGGGCGGATTGGCCTCTCTCATGCCTGCAATTGAAGCCTCTCAGTTGAAGAAAAAGCCTCTTCCTCTCGAAAAA atCACTTGGCAGTGGCTTCCTTTCACCAGTTCTGCTCGTAAAGATAATCTTCATCTTTACCATTGG GTACGAGTCATCAATGGTGTTCCTCCTACGGGGGACTATTCTTTTGCCAAGTATAATAAG TCCGTTGATGTTATCAAATACACAGATGAGGAGTATGACAAGTATTTGTCAGATCCT ACGTGGACCAAAGAGGAGACAGATCAACTATTTGACTTGTGTGAGAGATTTGATCTCCGATTTATTGTAATAGCTGATAGGTTTCCATCATCTCGGACTGTAGAGGAATTAAAGGATAGATATTATAGTG TTTCCCGGGCTATATTGATTGCTAGGGCTCCATCTTCTGGAGATGTTGTGGCACATTCTATTGTTAAG gaaccGTATAATGTTGCACAAGAAATGGAGCGAAAAAGAGCACTGTCCATGGTCCTCTCTCAAACAAGGCAACAAGAACGAAGAGATGAAGAG GTTCTTGTTGAAGCAAAAAAAATAGCTGAAAAACGCCTACCTCCcaag GTTGCTGGACAGTCTCAGTTTGTTGCTTCTAATGCTGGTGCAGAAGCTATAGAGAGGGCTGTCCCTGGTGAAACCGTATCTCCATCAAATGTGCAACTTCCAATGGTTGCTCCAGATAATGCATCTACTCTGGCTTCTCTTCGCATG TTTGACAGAGAAATATTTCAGCTTCGTGTATATTTGAGAACATATGCACTTGAGCAAATGGTGCAAGCTGGGAACGCATCAGCTGGACTTCGGACTATCAAACGGATTGAGCAAACTTTGCAAGATCTTGGG GTCAATTTGAAACCAAGGGTTCCAACGAAAGCTGTTTGTGCAGAGCATCttgaattaagaaaagaaatactaaCATGGCTTAATCTCCAGAAACAG GTGCAATATAAAGAGGCTGAAGGTTCCTCCTTTCGTGATGGGTCATATGGTGAAACACCTGGCACACCAAAG GATCGAACATTTATTCCAGATTCAATGAATTTCGGAG TGGAAAGGGTAGGCAAAAAGGACCAAAAGCGCAAG gcACCTGGAGCTCCATCAGCTCATAAAAGACCTAGAAAACTAAAGGCCTCAGATCTTTAG
- the LOC114407447 gene encoding SWR1-complex protein 4-like isoform X4 — protein MDAKDILGLPKNSFPSLEKKSRPPKESQRKPDGISREVYALTGGLASLMPAIEASQLKKKPLPLEKITWQWLPFTSSARKDNLHLYHWVRVINGVPPTGDYSFAKYNKSVDVIKYTDEEYDKYLSDPTWTKEETDQLFDLCERFDLRFIVIADRFPSSRTVEELKDRYYSVSRAILIARAPSSGDVVAHSIVKEPYNVAQEMERKRALSMVLSQTRQQERRDEEVLVEAKKIAEKRLPPKVAGQSQFVASNAGAEAIERAVPGETVSPSNVQLPMVAPDNASTLASLRMLRVYLRTYALEQMVQAGNASAGLRTIKRIEQTLQDLGVNLKPRVPTKAVCAEHLELRKEILTWLNLQKQVQYKEAEGSSFRDGSYGETPGTPKDRTFIPDSMNFGVERVGKKDQKRKAPGAPSAHKRPRKLKASDL, from the exons ATGGACGCGAAGGATATCCTGGGATTGCCCAAAAACTCGTTCCCATCTCTCGAGAAGAAATCTCGTCCTCCCAAAGAGTCTCAAAGAAAACCAGATGGCATTTCGCGCGAG GTGTATGCGCTTACGGGCGGATTGGCCTCTCTCATGCCTGCAATTGAAGCCTCTCAGTTGAAGAAAAAGCCTCTTCCTCTCGAAAAA atCACTTGGCAGTGGCTTCCTTTCACCAGTTCTGCTCGTAAAGATAATCTTCATCTTTACCATTGG GTACGAGTCATCAATGGTGTTCCTCCTACGGGGGACTATTCTTTTGCCAAGTATAATAAG TCCGTTGATGTTATCAAATACACAGATGAGGAGTATGACAAGTATTTGTCAGATCCT ACGTGGACCAAAGAGGAGACAGATCAACTATTTGACTTGTGTGAGAGATTTGATCTCCGATTTATTGTAATAGCTGATAGGTTTCCATCATCTCGGACTGTAGAGGAATTAAAGGATAGATATTATAGTG TTTCCCGGGCTATATTGATTGCTAGGGCTCCATCTTCTGGAGATGTTGTGGCACATTCTATTGTTAAG gaaccGTATAATGTTGCACAAGAAATGGAGCGAAAAAGAGCACTGTCCATGGTCCTCTCTCAAACAAGGCAACAAGAACGAAGAGATGAAGAG GTTCTTGTTGAAGCAAAAAAAATAGCTGAAAAACGCCTACCTCCcaag GTTGCTGGACAGTCTCAGTTTGTTGCTTCTAATGCTGGTGCAGAAGCTATAGAGAGGGCTGTCCCTGGTGAAACCGTATCTCCATCAAATGTGCAACTTCCAATGGTTGCTCCAGATAATGCATCTACTCTGGCTTCTCTTCGCATG CTTCGTGTATATTTGAGAACATATGCACTTGAGCAAATGGTGCAAGCTGGGAACGCATCAGCTGGACTTCGGACTATCAAACGGATTGAGCAAACTTTGCAAGATCTTGGG GTCAATTTGAAACCAAGGGTTCCAACGAAAGCTGTTTGTGCAGAGCATCttgaattaagaaaagaaatactaaCATGGCTTAATCTCCAGAAACAG GTGCAATATAAAGAGGCTGAAGGTTCCTCCTTTCGTGATGGGTCATATGGTGAAACACCTGGCACACCAAAG GATCGAACATTTATTCCAGATTCAATGAATTTCGGAG TGGAAAGGGTAGGCAAAAAGGACCAAAAGCGCAAG gcACCTGGAGCTCCATCAGCTCATAAAAGACCTAGAAAACTAAAGGCCTCAGATCTTTAG
- the LOC114407447 gene encoding SWR1-complex protein 4-like isoform X1, whose amino-acid sequence MDAKDILGLPKNSFPSLEKKSRPPKESQRKPDGISREVYALTGGLASLMPAIEASQLKKKPLPLEKITWQWLPFTSSARKDNLHLYHWVRVINGVPPTGDYSFAKYNKSVDVIKYTDEEYDKYLSDPTWTKEETDQLFDLCERFDLRFIVIADRFPSSRTVEELKDRYYSVSRAILIARAPSSGDVVAHSIVKEPYNVAQEMERKRALSMVLSQTRQQERRDEEVLVEAKKIAEKRLPPKVAGQSQFVASNAGAEAIERAVPGETVSPSNVQLPMVAPDNASTLASLRMFDREIFQLRVYLRTYALEQMVQAGNASAGLRTIKRIEQTLQDLGVNLKPRVPTKAVCAEHLELRKEILTWLNLQKQVQYKEAEGSSFRDGSYGETPGTPKHLHRGGDQDRTFIPDSMNFGVERVGKKDQKRKAPGAPSAHKRPRKLKASDL is encoded by the exons ATGGACGCGAAGGATATCCTGGGATTGCCCAAAAACTCGTTCCCATCTCTCGAGAAGAAATCTCGTCCTCCCAAAGAGTCTCAAAGAAAACCAGATGGCATTTCGCGCGAG GTGTATGCGCTTACGGGCGGATTGGCCTCTCTCATGCCTGCAATTGAAGCCTCTCAGTTGAAGAAAAAGCCTCTTCCTCTCGAAAAA atCACTTGGCAGTGGCTTCCTTTCACCAGTTCTGCTCGTAAAGATAATCTTCATCTTTACCATTGG GTACGAGTCATCAATGGTGTTCCTCCTACGGGGGACTATTCTTTTGCCAAGTATAATAAG TCCGTTGATGTTATCAAATACACAGATGAGGAGTATGACAAGTATTTGTCAGATCCT ACGTGGACCAAAGAGGAGACAGATCAACTATTTGACTTGTGTGAGAGATTTGATCTCCGATTTATTGTAATAGCTGATAGGTTTCCATCATCTCGGACTGTAGAGGAATTAAAGGATAGATATTATAGTG TTTCCCGGGCTATATTGATTGCTAGGGCTCCATCTTCTGGAGATGTTGTGGCACATTCTATTGTTAAG gaaccGTATAATGTTGCACAAGAAATGGAGCGAAAAAGAGCACTGTCCATGGTCCTCTCTCAAACAAGGCAACAAGAACGAAGAGATGAAGAG GTTCTTGTTGAAGCAAAAAAAATAGCTGAAAAACGCCTACCTCCcaag GTTGCTGGACAGTCTCAGTTTGTTGCTTCTAATGCTGGTGCAGAAGCTATAGAGAGGGCTGTCCCTGGTGAAACCGTATCTCCATCAAATGTGCAACTTCCAATGGTTGCTCCAGATAATGCATCTACTCTGGCTTCTCTTCGCATG TTTGACAGAGAAATATTTCAGCTTCGTGTATATTTGAGAACATATGCACTTGAGCAAATGGTGCAAGCTGGGAACGCATCAGCTGGACTTCGGACTATCAAACGGATTGAGCAAACTTTGCAAGATCTTGGG GTCAATTTGAAACCAAGGGTTCCAACGAAAGCTGTTTGTGCAGAGCATCttgaattaagaaaagaaatactaaCATGGCTTAATCTCCAGAAACAG GTGCAATATAAAGAGGCTGAAGGTTCCTCCTTTCGTGATGGGTCATATGGTGAAACACCTGGCACACCAAAG CATTTACATCGTGGTGGGGATCAGGATCGAACATTTATTCCAGATTCAATGAATTTCGGAG TGGAAAGGGTAGGCAAAAAGGACCAAAAGCGCAAG gcACCTGGAGCTCCATCAGCTCATAAAAGACCTAGAAAACTAAAGGCCTCAGATCTTTAG
- the LOC114407447 gene encoding SWR1-complex protein 4-like isoform X2, with protein MDAKDILGLPKNSFPSLEKKSRPPKESQRKPDGISREVYALTGGLASLMPAIEASQLKKKPLPLEKITWQWLPFTSSARKDNLHLYHWVRVINGVPPTGDYSFAKYNKSVDVIKYTDEEYDKYLSDPTWTKEETDQLFDLCERFDLRFIVIADRFPSSRTVEELKDRYYSVSRAILIARAPSSGDVVAHSIVKEPYNVAQEMERKRALSMVLSQTRQQERRDEEVLVEAKKIAEKRLPPKVAGQSQFVASNAGAEAIERAVPGETVSPSNVQLPMVAPDNASTLASLRMLRVYLRTYALEQMVQAGNASAGLRTIKRIEQTLQDLGVNLKPRVPTKAVCAEHLELRKEILTWLNLQKQVQYKEAEGSSFRDGSYGETPGTPKHLHRGGDQDRTFIPDSMNFGVERVGKKDQKRKAPGAPSAHKRPRKLKASDL; from the exons ATGGACGCGAAGGATATCCTGGGATTGCCCAAAAACTCGTTCCCATCTCTCGAGAAGAAATCTCGTCCTCCCAAAGAGTCTCAAAGAAAACCAGATGGCATTTCGCGCGAG GTGTATGCGCTTACGGGCGGATTGGCCTCTCTCATGCCTGCAATTGAAGCCTCTCAGTTGAAGAAAAAGCCTCTTCCTCTCGAAAAA atCACTTGGCAGTGGCTTCCTTTCACCAGTTCTGCTCGTAAAGATAATCTTCATCTTTACCATTGG GTACGAGTCATCAATGGTGTTCCTCCTACGGGGGACTATTCTTTTGCCAAGTATAATAAG TCCGTTGATGTTATCAAATACACAGATGAGGAGTATGACAAGTATTTGTCAGATCCT ACGTGGACCAAAGAGGAGACAGATCAACTATTTGACTTGTGTGAGAGATTTGATCTCCGATTTATTGTAATAGCTGATAGGTTTCCATCATCTCGGACTGTAGAGGAATTAAAGGATAGATATTATAGTG TTTCCCGGGCTATATTGATTGCTAGGGCTCCATCTTCTGGAGATGTTGTGGCACATTCTATTGTTAAG gaaccGTATAATGTTGCACAAGAAATGGAGCGAAAAAGAGCACTGTCCATGGTCCTCTCTCAAACAAGGCAACAAGAACGAAGAGATGAAGAG GTTCTTGTTGAAGCAAAAAAAATAGCTGAAAAACGCCTACCTCCcaag GTTGCTGGACAGTCTCAGTTTGTTGCTTCTAATGCTGGTGCAGAAGCTATAGAGAGGGCTGTCCCTGGTGAAACCGTATCTCCATCAAATGTGCAACTTCCAATGGTTGCTCCAGATAATGCATCTACTCTGGCTTCTCTTCGCATG CTTCGTGTATATTTGAGAACATATGCACTTGAGCAAATGGTGCAAGCTGGGAACGCATCAGCTGGACTTCGGACTATCAAACGGATTGAGCAAACTTTGCAAGATCTTGGG GTCAATTTGAAACCAAGGGTTCCAACGAAAGCTGTTTGTGCAGAGCATCttgaattaagaaaagaaatactaaCATGGCTTAATCTCCAGAAACAG GTGCAATATAAAGAGGCTGAAGGTTCCTCCTTTCGTGATGGGTCATATGGTGAAACACCTGGCACACCAAAG CATTTACATCGTGGTGGGGATCAGGATCGAACATTTATTCCAGATTCAATGAATTTCGGAG TGGAAAGGGTAGGCAAAAAGGACCAAAAGCGCAAG gcACCTGGAGCTCCATCAGCTCATAAAAGACCTAGAAAACTAAAGGCCTCAGATCTTTAG